GGCGTGGCCATGCGCCTCTTGATGGCCGCTGTGCTGCTGACCACGGGGGGACTCGCCGCCGTACCTCAAGCAGCAGAGCTGGTGGGGACGTTGCCCTGGTTGGTCAGCCCCGCGCTCCAGGGTGGAGGCTGGCTCCTGATGGCCGGTGCCCTGGGGCTGACCCTGGTGGCCCAGGCCCAGATGGGCGCGTCCTGGCGCATCGGACTGGATGCGCGGGCGCGGACCGCTTTGGTGCAAAGCGGCGTGTTTGCCCGCTCGCGCAATCCGATTTTCCTGGCCATGCGCCTGATGCTGCTGGGTTTGTTCCTGGCCGCGCCACAGGCCGTGACCCTGACGCTGCTGGTGGTGGGGGAGGTCCTGATGCAGGTGCAGGTCCGGCTGGAGGAGGCCTACTTGCACGGTGTCCATGGGGAGACGTACGAGGCGTACCGCGCGCGGGTGCCGCGCTGGTTGTGACCAGCGCGGTCGCGGCCCCGCCCTCTGGTGTGAAGAGACAGCGGCAGCGGATGCGCGGCGCTGTCTCGGCCGCCCCCTGGTTCATGCCCCCATGAACAGCCAGGTGAAACCCCGACTTCTCGGCTCATTGCTACTGCGATGCCGGCTTCCCCGATCAGACGTGGACGACGCGGCGGGTCACTGATTTGATTGGTCGGCATTTCGACGTGTGGTACCACCACGACCACGTCCGGAGAATCCTTCGCCGGTTGGGGTTTACGCCTCAAATGCCGGACGGACGCGCGGCTGAGCGCAATGAACTCCGGATTGCCTCCTGGCGAGAACACGCCCTGCCGGAATTGGAAAAAAAAGGTCGCTGAGGGCGTGACGCTGGTGTACTTGGATGAGGTCGGGTTCTCGCTCAAAGGCGTGCGGAGGCGGACGTGGTCGACCAGGGGCGTCACGCCCCTGGTCACGCTCCCGGCGAACTGGGAGAAGCTCTCGACGATTGGGGCCATCACCTCGGACGGTCAATTCTTCCAGCACACCAGGTCCGGGTCCATTCGCAGTGGGGACGTGAGCCGGTTTTTCCAGCATCTGCTGCGTCAGATCCAGGGGGAGGTCGTGGTGGTGCTGGACAACGCGGGCATTCATCGGTCCAAAGCCACTCAGGCGTTCGTGGCGCGCCACGAACGCCTGTCCTTGGTCTTCCTTCCGCCGTATGCCCCAGAG
Above is a window of Deinococcus reticulitermitis DNA encoding:
- a CDS encoding methyltransferase family protein, yielding MESKIVYPVLFVFTLLYLLLAFVWRSVLVWRRTGANPYVLPQDDSPQGYVGVAMRLLMAAVLLTTGGLAAVPQAAELVGTLPWLVSPALQGGGWLLMAGALGLTLVAQAQMGASWRIGLDARARTALVQSGVFARSRNPIFLAMRLMLLGLFLAAPQAVTLTLLVVGEVLMQVQVRLEEAYLHGVHGETYEAYRARVPRWL